From Halococcus saccharolyticus DSM 5350, a single genomic window includes:
- a CDS encoding S26 family signal peptidase, with translation MGSGDGSDSWSDRDGWETAADDGETEHGADGKREHGGERRRGESADEEDGSGNEGGVIARARWLATTDHEAVAFVREVASSLAIVAAIGLLLFAVSGLWPPMVAIESPSMTPNLQKGDLVFVMEEHRFAGEAAHAGTGVVGYRAGEQAGYKEFNEYGDVIVYERNGNGRETPIIHRARFWVNDSENWYEKANQEYIGGAGSCEALANCPAPHAGFITKGDNNGQYDQVDAGFTGPISAPVKPSWITGTAEFRIPWLGEIRLLFGMLSTGASAFAETAATAATAGGPIVGALAGVGILQATR, from the coding sequence ATGGGTTCCGGCGACGGCTCCGATTCGTGGTCCGATAGAGACGGCTGGGAGACCGCCGCCGACGACGGTGAAACAGAACACGGAGCTGACGGCAAACGCGAGCACGGAGGCGAACGAAGACGCGGAGAGAGTGCGGACGAAGAAGACGGGAGTGGAAACGAAGGAGGGGTGATCGCGCGTGCGCGGTGGCTGGCGACGACCGACCACGAGGCGGTGGCGTTCGTCCGGGAGGTGGCGTCGAGCCTCGCGATCGTGGCAGCCATCGGTCTCCTCCTGTTCGCCGTCAGCGGACTCTGGCCGCCGATGGTCGCGATCGAGAGCCCGAGTATGACACCGAACCTCCAAAAAGGAGACCTCGTGTTCGTGATGGAAGAGCATCGCTTCGCCGGCGAGGCGGCCCACGCCGGGACGGGCGTGGTCGGCTACCGTGCCGGGGAGCAGGCGGGCTACAAGGAATTCAACGAGTACGGCGACGTCATCGTGTACGAACGGAACGGCAACGGACGAGAGACACCGATCATCCATCGCGCTCGTTTCTGGGTGAACGACAGCGAGAACTGGTACGAGAAGGCGAATCAAGAGTATATCGGTGGTGCAGGAAGCTGTGAGGCATTGGCGAACTGTCCGGCACCACACGCCGGCTTCATCACGAAAGGCGACAACAACGGACAGTACGATCAGGTGGATGCTGGGTTCACGGGACCGATCAGCGCGCCGGTCAAGCCGTCGTGGATCACCGGCACTGCGGAGTTCCGCATCCCGTGGCTCGGCGAGATTCGGCTGCTGTTCGGGATGCTGAGTACAGGTGCGAGCGCGTTCGCGGAAACGGCAGCGACGGCAGCCACAGCCGGTGGACCGATCGTCGGTGCGCTCGCTGGCGTCGGGATATTGCAGGCTACCCGGTGA
- a CDS encoding 50S ribosomal protein L40e, protein MARFEQAEERILAKQICMRCNARNATRAESCRKCGYGNLRRKARERRSA, encoded by the coding sequence ATGGCACGATTCGAGCAGGCGGAAGAACGCATTCTCGCGAAGCAGATCTGCATGCGGTGTAACGCGCGCAACGCTACCCGGGCCGAGAGCTGTCGAAAGTGCGGCTACGGCAACCTCCGACGGAAGGCACGCGAGCGCCGGAGCGCCTGA
- the mdh gene encoding malate dehydrogenase: MVKVSVVGAAGTVGAAAGYNIALRGIADELVFVDIPDQEDTTIGQAADVNHGVAYDTNTTVRQGTYEDTAGSDVVVITAGIPRQPGQTRLDLGEDNAPIMEDIGSSLAEHNDEFVSVTTSNPVDLLNRHLYETGDRPREHVIGFGGRLDSARFRYVLGERFDTQVGNVEASIIGEHGDAQVPVFSKVRVDGRDPDFSDDERTDILESLQESAMNVIERKGATQWGPATGVGHVVESIIRDTGTVLPGSLVLNGEYGHDDVGLGVPLKLTSDGAEVVDWNLSEYEREQLGQAADKLADQYETIS, from the coding sequence ATGGTGAAAGTCAGCGTGGTCGGTGCGGCGGGAACGGTCGGTGCGGCCGCAGGGTACAACATCGCACTGCGTGGCATCGCCGACGAGCTCGTGTTCGTCGACATTCCGGATCAGGAGGACACCACGATCGGCCAGGCGGCCGACGTCAACCACGGCGTGGCCTACGATACGAACACCACCGTCCGGCAGGGCACCTACGAGGACACCGCCGGCTCGGACGTGGTGGTCATCACGGCAGGAATCCCGCGCCAGCCGGGCCAGACCCGGCTCGACCTCGGCGAGGACAACGCGCCGATCATGGAGGACATCGGCTCGTCGTTGGCCGAGCACAACGACGAGTTCGTCTCGGTCACGACCTCGAACCCCGTGGACCTCCTGAATCGTCACCTCTACGAGACCGGCGATCGGCCGCGCGAGCACGTGATCGGGTTCGGTGGCCGGCTCGACTCCGCGCGCTTTCGGTACGTGCTCGGAGAGCGCTTCGACACGCAGGTCGGCAACGTCGAGGCGTCGATCATCGGCGAGCACGGCGACGCTCAGGTGCCCGTGTTCTCGAAGGTGCGCGTCGATGGCCGTGATCCCGACTTTTCGGACGACGAGCGCACGGATATTTTGGAGAGCCTCCAGGAGAGCGCGATGAACGTCATCGAGCGCAAGGGCGCGACTCAATGGGGGCCGGCGACCGGCGTCGGTCACGTTGTCGAATCGATCATCCGCGATACGGGGACGGTGCTGCCCGGCTCGCTCGTGCTCAACGGCGAGTACGGCCACGACGACGTCGGTCTCGGCGTCCCGCTGAAGCTCACGAGCGACGGGGCCGAGGTCGTCGACTGGAACCTCTCGGAGTACGAGCGCGAGCAGCTCGGCCAGGCGGCCGACAAGCTCGCCGACCAGTACGAAACGATCAGCTGA
- a CDS encoding Era-like GTP-binding protein has translation MGLLTGLRNSIARMTTSLFSGGQQQRRIGIYGPPNAGKTTLANRIARDWTGDAVGPESHIPHETRRARRKEDIEIERNGKSVSIDIVDTPGVATKVDYTEFLEHDMEEDDAVRRSREATEGVAEAMHWLREDVDGVIYVLDAAEDPFTQVNTMLVGIIESQDLPVLIFANKIDLDEASVQRINNAFPQHETVPLSALEGDNMDEVYDKIAEYFG, from the coding sequence ATGGGACTGCTTACGGGACTCAGAAACAGCATTGCACGGATGACAACGAGCCTCTTTTCGGGGGGCCAGCAACAGCGCCGAATCGGGATCTACGGACCGCCGAACGCTGGGAAGACTACGCTCGCGAACCGAATCGCGCGCGACTGGACCGGCGACGCGGTTGGCCCGGAGAGCCACATTCCCCACGAGACGCGGCGCGCCCGCCGGAAGGAGGACATCGAGATCGAGCGTAACGGGAAGTCGGTCTCGATCGATATCGTGGACACGCCAGGTGTGGCGACGAAGGTCGACTACACCGAGTTCCTCGAACACGATATGGAGGAAGACGACGCCGTCCGCCGGTCGCGGGAGGCGACCGAGGGCGTCGCCGAAGCGATGCACTGGCTTCGCGAGGACGTCGACGGAGTGATCTACGTGCTCGATGCGGCCGAGGACCCCTTCACCCAGGTCAACACCATGCTCGTGGGGATCATCGAGAGCCAGGACCTGCCAGTACTGATCTTTGCCAACAAGATCGACCTCGACGAGGCGAGCGTCCAGCGCATCAACAACGCCTTCCCCCAGCACGAGACGGTCCCGCTCTCGGCGCTCGAAGGTGACAACATGGACGAGGTGTACGACAAGATCGCGGAGTACTTCGGCTGA
- a CDS encoding DUF367 family protein, whose protein sequence is MEVHVRYEGDDDPDKCTARKLARFDLAELHRSARATPSGVVLNPHAERALSPADRRDDSDASGSDTDDSATADADSDDTDRTERLIALDCSWETAREEQFAIRGRHRALPFLVAANPVNYGTPFQLTTVEALAGACCILDEREHAERLLAKFRWGHTFLEVNDEPLRRYADCEDSSEIVAVQEEYLAAE, encoded by the coding sequence GTGGAGGTACACGTTCGATACGAGGGCGACGACGATCCCGACAAATGCACCGCCCGGAAGCTCGCGCGCTTCGACCTCGCCGAACTCCATCGATCGGCGCGCGCGACCCCATCCGGCGTGGTGTTGAACCCTCACGCCGAGCGTGCGCTCTCGCCTGCCGATCGTCGGGATGATTCCGACGCCAGCGGTTCCGACACGGACGATTCCGCTACCGCTGACGCCGACAGCGACGACACCGACCGCACGGAGCGGCTGATCGCGCTCGATTGCTCGTGGGAGACCGCCCGCGAGGAGCAGTTTGCGATCCGGGGTCGTCACCGCGCGCTACCGTTCCTCGTCGCGGCGAACCCCGTGAACTACGGCACGCCGTTTCAACTCACGACGGTCGAGGCGCTCGCGGGCGCGTGCTGTATCCTCGACGAGCGCGAGCACGCCGAACGGCTGCTCGCGAAGTTTCGGTGGGGACATACTTTCCTCGAAGTCAACGACGAACCGCTCCGGCGGTACGCCGACTGCGAGGATTCGAGCGAGATCGTTGCGGTCCAAGAGGAGTACCTCGCGGCGGAGTGA
- a CDS encoding DUF2073 domain-containing protein, whose amino-acid sequence MSEAHDDPGTDGDGGGNDADTEIDAENGGGNTGDGSGVQIDMISGERMDGLTSMEKIRLILDGVHEGNIVILEEGLDPDEESKLIEVTMTEISPDEFTGIEIETYPGTEQQQNGGFFDRLFGRESRTKLTVIGPANRLETLHKDETLISTLVTRR is encoded by the coding sequence ATGTCCGAAGCACACGACGATCCCGGCACCGACGGCGACGGTGGTGGCAACGATGCCGACACCGAGATCGACGCCGAAAACGGTGGCGGCAACACTGGAGACGGGAGCGGCGTCCAGATCGACATGATTAGCGGCGAGCGGATGGACGGACTGACGAGCATGGAGAAGATCCGGCTGATCCTCGACGGCGTCCACGAAGGCAACATCGTTATCCTGGAAGAGGGCCTCGATCCAGACGAGGAGTCGAAGCTCATCGAGGTGACGATGACTGAGATCAGTCCCGACGAGTTCACCGGTATCGAGATCGAGACGTATCCAGGCACCGAACAGCAGCAAAACGGCGGGTTCTTCGATCGACTGTTCGGCCGGGAATCGCGGACCAAACTCACCGTCATCGGGCCGGCCAACCGACTCGAAACGCTTCACAAAGACGAAACCCTGATCAGCACGCTCGTCACCCGACGATGA
- a CDS encoding OapC/ArvC family zinc-ribbon domain-containing protein, with protein MPHQCTECGHVFPDGSKEMLSGCPDCGGNKFQFRPASDARDTRTDSDPSTESEPSSESEPSTETEPTAHDTSETASSSPDPSGSEPAPTEPEKSAANAGSPSTEDTATSASTPETSDGTDAGPAADSSPDHDGSPPETMGDNEDHSEQTDPTETDDSEMATLRRELNDQFESIKILEPGQYELNLMELYNREERIIALQEDGQYVIDVPDTWLGDDDS; from the coding sequence ATGCCCCACCAGTGTACGGAGTGCGGTCACGTCTTTCCCGACGGATCGAAGGAGATGCTGTCGGGGTGTCCGGACTGTGGCGGGAACAAGTTTCAGTTTCGACCCGCGAGCGACGCACGCGACACCCGAACCGATTCGGACCCGTCGACTGAGTCGGAACCCTCCAGCGAATCGGAACCGTCCACCGAAACCGAGCCGACAGCCCACGACACGTCAGAAACGGCATCTTCATCTCCAGACCCATCCGGTTCCGAGCCAGCCCCAACCGAGCCCGAGAAATCCGCGGCCAACGCAGGGTCGCCCTCGACCGAAGACACAGCTACGTCGGCGTCTACACCCGAAACCAGCGACGGAACCGATGCTGGACCAGCCGCCGACTCATCGCCAGATCATGATGGTTCTCCACCTGAAACGATGGGGGATAACGAAGATCACTCCGAGCAGACCGATCCAACCGAGACCGACGATTCGGAGATGGCGACGCTCCGACGCGAACTCAACGATCAGTTCGAGAGCATCAAGATCCTCGAACCGGGTCAGTACGAACTCAACTTGATGGAGCTCTACAACCGAGAGGAGCGCATCATCGCTCTACAGGAGGACGGTCAGTACGTCATCGACGTACCCGATACGTGGCTCGGTGACGACGACTCCTGA
- a CDS encoding Cdc6/Cdc18 family protein, with protein sequence MGGNDTTSNDRDEGDAEDSAPSADIGIDIDDLSLDDLDGGSSDSADPTSAADPSDSTQTTDTDESATADPAMSDTSQENGTPQEDDTPQGGLFDDLLSGDPIFENKDVLRPSYTPDQLPHRQDQINDMATILVGALRGETPSNILIYGKTGTGKTASAKFVSNELETTSQKYDVPCEVEYINCEVTDTQYRVLAQLANTFIEANERHIESRLASLRALKERADTGQTSLDDIEPDTNEDAEIDPDATSSDVVPSVGDRSDTASSTNSTDTTIDTDEADFDSIAAVEERIAELEADLDAFEPVPMTGWPTDRVYSTFFDAVDYHERVVVIMLDEIDKLVEKSGDDTLYNLSRMNSELDNSRVSIMGISNDLKFTEFLDPRVKSSLGEEEIVFPPYDATQLRDILAARADIAFEPDSLSEDVIPLCAAFAAQEHGDARRALDLLRTAGELAERGQTERVGEDHVRQAQEKIEIDRVVEVVRTLPTQSKVVLFAVILLERNGAQNINTGEVYNIYRRLCDEIDADVLTQRRVTDLISELDMLGIVNAVVVSKGRYGRTKEMNLSVPIDETEAVLTSDSRLGDIEDVQPFVQARFDS encoded by the coding sequence ATGGGAGGAAACGACACCACGTCGAACGATCGCGACGAGGGAGACGCCGAAGACAGTGCTCCGTCCGCCGATATCGGGATCGATATCGACGATCTCTCGCTCGACGATCTCGACGGCGGGTCGTCCGATTCGGCCGATCCGACCAGTGCTGCTGATCCGTCCGATTCGACCCAAACGACCGACACGGACGAGTCCGCGACGGCCGATCCCGCGATGTCCGACACGTCTCAGGAGAATGGTACTCCCCAGGAGGATGATACGCCTCAGGGAGGGCTATTCGATGACCTCCTCAGCGGCGACCCTATCTTCGAGAACAAGGACGTTCTTCGGCCCTCGTACACGCCCGATCAGCTTCCCCATCGCCAGGATCAGATCAACGACATGGCGACCATTCTCGTCGGCGCGCTCCGTGGGGAAACCCCTTCGAACATCTTGATCTACGGCAAGACCGGGACCGGGAAGACCGCGAGCGCGAAGTTCGTGAGCAACGAGCTCGAAACCACCTCGCAGAAGTACGACGTGCCCTGCGAAGTCGAGTATATCAACTGCGAGGTCACCGACACCCAGTACCGCGTGCTCGCCCAGCTCGCCAACACGTTCATCGAGGCCAACGAGCGCCACATCGAATCACGCCTCGCCAGCCTCCGCGCGCTGAAAGAGCGTGCAGACACCGGACAGACCTCTCTTGACGACATCGAACCCGACACGAACGAAGACGCCGAGATCGATCCCGACGCCACGAGTTCGGATGTCGTTCCCTCGGTTGGTGATCGATCGGACACGGCCAGTTCTACTAACTCCACTGACACTACCATCGATACCGACGAGGCCGACTTCGACTCGATCGCCGCGGTCGAAGAGCGGATCGCGGAGCTCGAAGCCGATCTCGACGCGTTCGAACCCGTCCCGATGACGGGTTGGCCGACCGATCGCGTGTACTCGACGTTTTTCGACGCGGTCGATTACCACGAACGGGTCGTGGTCATCATGCTCGACGAGATCGACAAGCTCGTCGAGAAATCCGGCGACGACACTCTCTACAACCTCTCGCGGATGAACTCCGAACTCGACAACTCCCGAGTATCGATCATGGGGATCTCGAACGATCTCAAGTTCACCGAGTTCCTCGACCCCCGCGTCAAATCGAGTCTCGGTGAGGAAGAAATCGTTTTCCCGCCTTACGACGCGACTCAACTCCGAGACATCCTCGCCGCGCGCGCGGACATCGCCTTCGAACCCGACTCCCTCTCCGAGGACGTCATCCCGCTCTGTGCGGCGTTCGCCGCCCAGGAACACGGCGACGCCCGGCGCGCGCTTGACCTCCTCCGGACCGCTGGCGAACTCGCCGAACGGGGACAGACCGAGCGCGTCGGCGAGGATCACGTCAGGCAGGCCCAGGAGAAGATCGAGATCGACCGCGTGGTCGAAGTCGTCCGCACGCTCCCGACCCAATCGAAGGTCGTCCTCTTCGCCGTGATCCTCCTCGAACGCAACGGCGCACAGAACATCAACACCGGCGAGGTCTACAACATTTACCGCCGTCTCTGCGACGAGATCGACGCCGACGTGCTGACCCAGCGAAGAGTAACGGATCTCATCTCCGAACTCGACATGCTCGGGATCGTCAACGCGGTAGTCGTCTCGAAGGGTCGATACGGCCGCACCAAGGAGATGAACCTTTCAGTGCCGATCGACGAGACCGAGGCCGTTCTCACCAGCGACTCACGACTCGGCGATATCGAGGACGTTCAGCCGTTCGTCCAGGCGCGTTTCGACAGTTAG
- the uvrB gene encoding excinuclease ABC subunit UvrB yields the protein MSDTQSGPLQPDRPGKDRPFRVDAPFDPAGDQPDAIAQLAEGFENGMDEQTLLGVTGSGKTNTVSWTIEEIQKPTLVIAHNKTLAAQLYEEFRNLFPDNAVEYFVSYYDYYQPEAYVEQTDKYIEKDASINDEIDRLRHSATRSLLTRDDVIVVASVSAIYGLGDPANYEEMSLRLEVGQTIDRDELLGRLVDLNYERNDVDFTQGTFRVRGDTVEIFPMYGRYAVRVEFWGDEIDRLTKLDPLEGDVKGEEPASLVHPAEHYSIPEDRLENAIGEIEDLMDERVSYFERQGDLVAAQRIEERTTFDLEMLEETGYCSGIENYSVHLSDREPGDAPSTLLDYFPEDFLTVLDESHQTVPQIRGQFAGDKSRKDSLVGNGFRLPTAYDNRPLRYPEFEERTGQTLYVSATPGDYEREHSDQIVEQIVRPTHLVDPNVEVSPVDGQIDDLLERIDDRVERDERILVTTLTKRMAEDLTEYLEEAGVAVEYMHDETDTLERHELVRGLRLGEFDVLVGINLLREGLDIPEVSLVAILDADQEGFLRSETTLVQTMGRAARNVAGEVVLYADDVTDSMEAAIDETQRRREIQQAYNDEHGFEPRTIEKEVGETNLPGSKTDTGGTADLEPDDADAAAELIEELEDRMNEAAENLEFELAADIRDRIRDLRTEFDLATEDGVPPEEGVPPEADF from the coding sequence ATGAGTGACACCCAGTCCGGCCCGCTCCAGCCCGACCGTCCCGGGAAGGACCGTCCGTTTCGGGTGGACGCGCCGTTCGACCCCGCTGGCGACCAGCCCGACGCCATCGCACAGCTCGCCGAGGGGTTCGAGAACGGGATGGACGAACAGACCCTGCTCGGGGTCACGGGCTCCGGGAAAACGAACACCGTCTCGTGGACCATCGAGGAAATTCAGAAGCCGACCCTCGTGATCGCCCACAACAAAACCCTCGCGGCCCAGCTCTACGAGGAATTTCGCAATCTCTTCCCCGACAACGCCGTCGAGTACTTCGTTTCCTACTACGACTACTACCAGCCCGAGGCGTACGTCGAGCAGACCGACAAGTACATCGAGAAGGACGCCTCGATCAACGACGAAATCGACCGGCTGCGCCACTCCGCGACCCGATCCCTTCTCACTCGCGACGACGTGATCGTGGTCGCGTCGGTGTCGGCGATCTACGGCCTCGGTGACCCCGCGAACTACGAGGAGATGAGTCTCCGACTGGAGGTCGGCCAGACGATCGATCGCGACGAACTCCTCGGCCGACTCGTTGACCTGAACTACGAGCGCAACGACGTCGACTTCACCCAAGGCACCTTCCGCGTCCGAGGCGACACCGTCGAGATCTTCCCGATGTACGGTCGGTACGCCGTCCGGGTCGAGTTCTGGGGCGACGAGATCGATCGTCTCACCAAACTCGACCCCCTCGAAGGCGACGTCAAAGGCGAAGAGCCAGCCTCGCTCGTCCACCCTGCCGAGCACTACTCGATCCCCGAGGATCGCCTTGAAAACGCCATCGGCGAGATCGAGGACCTGATGGACGAACGCGTCTCCTACTTCGAGCGCCAGGGCGACCTGGTGGCGGCCCAGCGCATCGAGGAGCGCACCACTTTCGATCTCGAAATGCTCGAAGAGACCGGCTACTGTTCGGGGATCGAGAACTACTCGGTCCACCTCTCTGATCGCGAACCGGGCGACGCGCCCTCGACACTCCTCGATTACTTCCCCGAGGACTTCCTCACCGTACTCGACGAGTCCCATCAGACTGTGCCCCAGATTCGGGGGCAGTTCGCGGGCGACAAGTCCCGAAAGGACTCGCTGGTCGGGAACGGCTTCCGCCTCCCGACGGCCTACGACAACCGCCCGCTTCGGTATCCCGAGTTCGAGGAGCGCACGGGCCAGACCCTCTACGTCAGTGCGACGCCTGGCGACTACGAGCGCGAGCACTCCGATCAGATCGTCGAGCAGATCGTCCGCCCCACCCACCTCGTCGACCCCAACGTCGAGGTCTCGCCGGTCGACGGCCAGATCGACGACCTCCTCGAACGCATCGACGACCGCGTCGAACGCGACGAACGAATCCTCGTGACGACGCTCACCAAGCGGATGGCCGAGGACCTCACCGAGTACCTCGAAGAGGCGGGCGTCGCGGTCGAGTACATGCACGACGAGACCGACACCCTCGAACGCCACGAACTCGTCCGCGGCCTCCGGCTCGGGGAGTTCGACGTGCTCGTGGGGATCAATCTGCTGCGCGAGGGCCTCGACATCCCCGAAGTGTCGCTCGTGGCGATCCTCGACGCCGACCAGGAGGGGTTCCTGCGCTCCGAAACTACCCTCGTCCAGACGATGGGCCGCGCAGCGCGAAACGTCGCTGGCGAGGTCGTGCTCTACGCCGACGACGTGACCGATTCGATGGAAGCGGCGATCGACGAGACCCAGCGCCGCCGCGAAATCCAGCAGGCGTACAACGACGAGCACGGCTTCGAACCCCGGACCATCGAGAAGGAGGTCGGCGAGACCAACCTTCCGGGTTCGAAGACCGACACCGGCGGCACCGCGGATCTCGAACCCGACGACGCCGACGCGGCAGCGGAACTGATCGAGGAGCTCGAAGACCGGATGAACGAGGCGGCCGAGAACCTAGAATTCGAACTCGCGGCCGACATCCGTGACCGGATCCGCGATCTCCGCACTGAGTTCGATCTCGCGACCGAGGACGGCGTTCCACCCGAAGAGGGTGTGCCGCCAGAAGCCGATTTCTGA